A stretch of Stenotrophomonas indicatrix DNA encodes these proteins:
- the orn gene encoding oligoribonuclease, giving the protein MAENGAANERLIWIDLEMTGLDTDNDSIIEIATVVTDAQLNVLAEGPEFAIHHPLETLEAMDEWNRNQHRRSGLWQRVIDSTTTLGQAEAQTVAFLAQWIPAGVSPMSGNSICQDRRFLHRQMPRLEKYFHYRNLDVSTVKELAKRWAPSVAAGVGKNSNHTALSDVHDSINELRHYRQFMGALSGLPSP; this is encoded by the coding sequence ATGGCAGAGAACGGCGCGGCCAACGAGCGGCTGATCTGGATCGACCTGGAAATGACCGGGTTGGATACCGACAACGATTCGATCATCGAGATCGCCACCGTGGTCACCGATGCCCAGCTCAACGTGCTGGCCGAGGGCCCGGAGTTCGCCATCCATCATCCCCTGGAAACGCTGGAAGCGATGGACGAGTGGAACCGCAACCAGCATCGTCGTTCGGGCCTGTGGCAGCGCGTCATCGACAGCACCACCACGCTTGGCCAGGCCGAAGCGCAGACCGTGGCCTTCCTGGCGCAGTGGATTCCGGCCGGCGTGTCACCGATGTCGGGTAACTCCATCTGCCAGGACCGCCGCTTCCTGCACCGGCAGATGCCGCGGCTGGAAAAGTACTTCCACTACCGCAACCTCGACGTGTCCACGGTGAAGGAACTGGCCAAGCGCTGGGCGCCAAGCGTGGCTGCGGGCGTGGGCAAGAACAGCAACCACACCGCACTGAGCGATGTGCACGATTCGATCAACGAGCTGCGCCACTACCGCCAGTTCATGGGCGCGCTGTCGGGGCTGCCGAGCCCGTGA
- the tadA gene encoding tRNA adenosine(34) deaminase TadA, producing the protein MTDALGVPVHDVDENWMRHALALAERAQREFDEIPVGAVLVGADGQLLGEGWNLNIASHDPSAHAEIVAMREGGRMLANHRLIGSTLYVTLEPCAMCAMAIVHARVARLVYGASDPKTGACGSVFDLVADARHNHRVEVHAGVLAKEAGNRLTNYFRAKRGKPPLLLEDHAGEG; encoded by the coding sequence ATGACTGATGCCTTGGGCGTGCCGGTGCACGACGTCGACGAGAACTGGATGCGCCACGCATTGGCATTGGCCGAACGTGCGCAACGCGAGTTTGACGAGATCCCGGTCGGTGCGGTGCTGGTGGGTGCCGACGGTCAGCTGCTGGGCGAGGGCTGGAACCTCAACATTGCCTCGCACGATCCCAGCGCGCATGCCGAGATCGTGGCCATGCGCGAGGGTGGGCGGATGCTGGCCAATCACCGCCTGATCGGCAGCACGCTGTATGTCACCCTGGAGCCTTGCGCGATGTGTGCGATGGCGATCGTGCACGCACGCGTCGCGCGCCTGGTCTACGGTGCCAGCGACCCCAAGACCGGCGCCTGCGGCAGCGTGTTCGATCTGGTCGCTGATGCCCGCCACAATCACCGGGTGGAGGTCCATGCCGGCGTGCTGGCCAAGGAAGCGGGCAACCGGCTGACCAACTACTTCAGGGCCAAGCGTGGCAAGCCGCCGCTGCTGCTGGAGGACCACGCTGGCGAGGGCTGA
- a CDS encoding acetyltransferase, with translation MTTLRPSRTTDGDALVDLWRRAVDATHDFLSTEDRQAIDAEVAGFLPQAPMVVAVGDQDQPQGFMLIDGSHMEALFIDPDVRGTGIGRQLLQHALALQPQLTTDVNAQNAQAVGFYRRMGFIETGRSPVDSQGRPYPLIHLRHPG, from the coding sequence ATGACCACCCTGCGCCCTTCCCGCACCACCGATGGCGACGCTCTCGTCGATCTCTGGCGCCGGGCCGTCGACGCCACCCATGATTTCCTCAGTACCGAAGACCGTCAGGCTATCGACGCTGAAGTTGCCGGCTTCCTGCCACAGGCCCCGATGGTCGTGGCCGTCGGCGACCAGGACCAGCCGCAGGGTTTCATGCTGATCGACGGCTCGCACATGGAAGCGTTGTTCATCGATCCCGACGTGCGCGGAACCGGTATCGGCCGCCAGCTGCTGCAGCATGCGCTGGCACTGCAGCCGCAACTGACCACCGACGTCAACGCGCAGAATGCGCAGGCCGTGGGCTTCTATCGGCGCATGGGTTTCATCGAAACCGGACGCTCGCCGGTGGATTCGCAGGGTCGTCCGTATCCCCTCATCCACCTGCGCCATCCAGGCTGA
- a CDS encoding GNAT family N-acetyltransferase: protein MLSIRPELPADAAGIHFLTEAAFRNAPHSSHTEHHIVDALRERGELSISLVAEDAGQLVGHVALSPVSVQDGSQGWFGLGPISVLPQQQGRGVGTALMRAAIEALRKKGARGCVLLGEPAYYGRFGFRAVPDLVLPGVPAAYFQALCLQPPMAQGEVRYSPAFDVVT, encoded by the coding sequence ATGCTCTCCATCCGCCCTGAACTGCCCGCAGACGCTGCTGGAATCCACTTCCTGACCGAGGCGGCCTTCCGCAACGCGCCGCACAGCAGCCACACCGAACACCACATCGTCGACGCATTGCGTGAGCGCGGCGAGTTGAGCATCTCGCTGGTGGCAGAGGATGCGGGCCAACTGGTGGGTCATGTCGCGCTGTCCCCGGTCAGCGTGCAGGACGGCAGCCAAGGCTGGTTCGGGCTCGGGCCGATTTCGGTTCTGCCGCAGCAGCAGGGGCGCGGCGTGGGCACGGCATTGATGCGGGCCGCGATCGAGGCTCTGCGCAAGAAGGGCGCGCGGGGCTGCGTGCTGTTGGGCGAGCCGGCCTACTACGGGCGCTTCGGCTTCCGTGCCGTGCCGGATCTGGTACTACCCGGCGTGCCGGCGGCGTATTTCCAGGCCCTGTGCCTGCAGCCACCGATGGCACAGGGGGAGGTGCGTTACTCGCCGGCGTTCGACGTGGTTACCTGA
- a CDS encoding OB-fold protein translates to MNAVAETTVQASPAGKAAWITLAIAWLCFLVPFPGLGLFLGWPLNLVAFILAIVAMAKGGAMKGLFQLLGSIIVSPIVYFVGLAIFAGTVSGISAQSKGQYDAAVAEASVSSAAAEADAAAKAAEPAATAVTNDAAAASASAVEVTATTMFSDYQDNEIAADGKYKGKALLVSGTVDSISSDFMDKPVVQLSAKPFGFVQASDLPKDVAASLKKGQKVTLACTGNGEVIGFPALSGCTVQ, encoded by the coding sequence TTGAACGCAGTTGCAGAAACCACCGTGCAGGCCAGTCCTGCCGGAAAAGCCGCATGGATCACGCTGGCGATCGCTTGGCTGTGCTTCCTCGTCCCGTTCCCCGGCCTGGGCCTGTTCCTGGGCTGGCCGCTGAACCTGGTGGCCTTCATCCTCGCCATCGTCGCGATGGCCAAGGGCGGCGCCATGAAGGGCCTGTTCCAGCTGCTGGGCTCGATCATCGTTTCGCCGATCGTGTACTTCGTCGGCCTGGCGATCTTTGCCGGCACCGTGAGCGGCATCAGCGCGCAGAGCAAGGGCCAGTACGATGCGGCCGTTGCTGAAGCCAGCGTCTCGTCCGCCGCCGCGGAGGCAGACGCTGCCGCCAAGGCTGCAGAACCGGCAGCCACCGCCGTCACCAACGATGCCGCTGCGGCCTCCGCCTCGGCTGTGGAAGTGACCGCCACCACGATGTTCAGCGACTACCAGGACAACGAGATCGCTGCCGATGGCAAGTACAAGGGCAAGGCGCTGCTGGTTTCCGGCACGGTCGACTCGATCAGCTCGGACTTCATGGACAAGCCCGTCGTGCAGCTGAGCGCCAAGCCGTTCGGCTTCGTACAGGCCAGCGACCTGCCCAAGGACGTGGCTGCCAGCCTGAAGAAGGGCCAGAAGGTCACGCTGGCCTGCACCGGCAATGGCGAAGTCATCGGCTTCCCGGCACTGTCCGGCTGCACCGTGCAGTAA
- a CDS encoding XVIPCD domain-containing protein, translating to MSTDRESQLLRQATKAGIDSPLELANFMAQAGHESRGLSRLNESFNYTRGISQIPVEAAWRNGTEALESARQEALRGRPEDLAELMYGGRMGNDAPGDALKYHGRGYLPLTGKESYERAGTALDLDLVNQPELASQPEHAGRIAVWQWQNRVPEHAREDVREATYAINGAVNGVEDRLKRFEAWQQKLTPDVMDRLARGEVGEPAQLPERARDMSDPAHAGNRLFTDARGHLQKMGPQSGLRSQQELDNTAGALALSAQKAGMSRIDHVVAGTDGRALFAVQGVMGDPAMQRSMVQREAAAQLPLEQSSQQLAAEASSRQEQTVSVTREQEQNRPRSL from the coding sequence GTGTCGACCGATAGAGAGTCGCAACTGCTGCGGCAGGCGACGAAAGCCGGCATCGACTCCCCCCTTGAACTGGCCAATTTCATGGCCCAGGCAGGGCACGAGTCGCGCGGCCTGAGCCGGCTCAACGAGAGTTTCAACTATACCCGGGGCATCTCGCAGATCCCGGTCGAAGCGGCGTGGCGCAATGGCACCGAGGCGCTGGAGTCCGCGCGCCAGGAAGCCCTGCGAGGGCGTCCGGAGGATCTGGCCGAGCTGATGTATGGCGGCCGGATGGGCAACGACGCGCCCGGAGATGCGCTCAAGTACCACGGGCGCGGTTATCTGCCGCTGACCGGCAAGGAAAGCTACGAGCGCGCCGGCACTGCGCTGGATCTGGACCTTGTCAACCAGCCCGAGCTGGCATCGCAGCCGGAACACGCAGGTCGCATCGCGGTGTGGCAGTGGCAGAACCGTGTGCCGGAACACGCGCGCGAGGACGTGCGCGAGGCGACGTACGCCATCAACGGTGCCGTCAACGGGGTGGAGGACCGGCTCAAGCGTTTCGAGGCGTGGCAGCAGAAGCTGACCCCGGACGTGATGGACCGGCTTGCCCGCGGCGAAGTGGGCGAACCTGCACAGTTGCCTGAGCGCGCGCGCGACATGTCCGATCCGGCCCATGCCGGCAACCGGCTGTTCACCGACGCGCGGGGCCATCTGCAGAAGATGGGGCCGCAGAGTGGCCTGCGCAGCCAGCAGGAACTGGACAATACGGCCGGAGCCTTGGCGTTGAGCGCACAGAAGGCAGGGATGAGCCGTATCGATCACGTGGTGGCCGGTACCGACGGCAGGGCGCTGTTTGCGGTGCAGGGCGTCATGGGGGACCCGGCGATGCAGCGCTCGATGGTGCAGCGTGAGGCCGCTGCCCAGCTGCCGCTCGAGCAGAGCAGCCAGCAGTTGGCGGCCGAAGCCTCTTCCCGCCAGGAACAGACCGTTTCGGTCACCCGCGAGCAGGAGCAGAACCGCCCGCGATCGCTGTAA
- a CDS encoding mechanosensitive ion channel family protein, which produces MIAAAPPSPATTSWFRSLDWERLLETYGVPLLAAIVVLLVGMWLARRLSNAMPRATSRMGVDPMLGSFLRNVVYAASLVIVVILAIGTLGVQITPLLAVLGTAGLAVGLALKDSLSNIASGVMLVTLRPFRVGDVVTIAGQTGTVREVRIFQTVITGADNQHTTIPNTLITAAPIINLTAEPTRRVELVVGIGYEDNIQLARDTALALMKADPRVLQTPAPDVVVYELGAHAINLGIRCYVKSADHFGTKVTLLEQIKLGYDKAGINIPYPQQDMHLYLHGKDGGVVEADALVRDKP; this is translated from the coding sequence ATGATCGCCGCTGCCCCACCCTCCCCCGCCACGACCTCCTGGTTCCGCTCACTCGACTGGGAACGCCTGCTGGAGACCTACGGCGTGCCGTTGCTGGCCGCGATCGTGGTGCTGCTGGTCGGCATGTGGCTGGCACGACGGCTGTCCAATGCCATGCCTCGCGCCACCTCGCGCATGGGCGTGGACCCGATGCTGGGCAGCTTCCTGCGCAACGTGGTCTACGCGGCCTCGCTGGTGATCGTGGTGATCCTGGCCATCGGCACGCTGGGCGTGCAGATCACTCCGCTGCTGGCCGTGCTCGGTACCGCCGGCCTCGCCGTTGGCCTGGCGCTGAAGGATTCGCTGTCGAACATTGCTTCGGGCGTGATGCTGGTGACCCTGCGTCCGTTCCGCGTGGGTGATGTGGTCACCATCGCCGGGCAGACCGGCACGGTACGCGAGGTACGCATTTTCCAGACCGTGATCACCGGCGCGGACAACCAGCACACCACCATTCCGAACACGCTGATCACCGCCGCACCGATCATCAACCTCACCGCAGAGCCCACCCGCCGCGTCGAGCTGGTGGTGGGCATCGGTTACGAAGACAACATCCAGTTGGCGCGTGATACCGCACTGGCGCTGATGAAGGCCGACCCGCGCGTGCTGCAGACGCCGGCACCGGATGTGGTGGTGTACGAGCTGGGTGCGCACGCGATCAATCTGGGCATCCGCTGCTACGTGAAGTCGGCCGATCACTTCGGCACCAAGGTCACCCTGCTCGAACAGATCAAGCTGGGCTACGACAAGGCCGGCATCAACATCCCGTATCCGCAGCAGGACATGCACCTGTACCTGCATGGCAAGGATGGCGGCGTGGTCGAGGCCGACGCACTGGTGCGCGACAAGCCCTGA
- the ppsA gene encoding phosphoenolpyruvate synthase codes for MNENILWLHELRLADLARVGGKNSSLGEMIGNLAGLGVSVPGGYATTSEAFKDFIAHNDLSKRIFDKLATLDVEDVNALTAAGKEIRGWVIDAPLQPQLDQDIRTAYAKLSADNGGGDVAVAVRSSATAEDLPDASFAGQQETFLNVTGADDVVHKVKEVFASLYNDRAIAYRVHHGFKHEDVFLSAGVQLMVRSGVGASGVLFTLDTESGFRDVVFVTSSFGLGEMVVQGAVNPDEFYVYKPTLQAGKPAILRRSLGSKAIRMVYSDVPGERVRIEDTPAELRTTFSINDEDVAELSRQALTIEKHYGRPMDIEWAKDGVSGKLFIVQARPETVKSRSHATQIERFALTEKGGNVLAEGRAVGAKIGAGVARVVKTLEDMNRVQPGDVLIADMTDPDWEPVMKRASAIVTNRGGRTCHAAIIARELGVPAVVGSGNATKVIEDGQLVTVSCAEGDTGFIYEGKLGFERTTTDLGNMPPAPLKIMMNVANPERAFDFGQLPNAGIGLARLEMIIASHIGIHPNALLEYDRQDAATKKKIDEKIAGYSDPVGFYVDRLAEGIATLTASVAPNPVIVRLSDFKSNEYANLIGGSNYEPHEENPMIGFRGASRYVDPSFSAAFALECKAVLRVRNEMGLDNLWVMIPFVRTLEEGRKVVQVLEQNGLKQGENGLKIIMMCEVPSNALLADEFLEIFDGFSIGSNDLTQLTLGLDRDSSIVAHLFDERNPAVKKLLSMAIKSARAKGKYVGICGQGPSDHPDLAEWLMQEGIESVSLNPDTVVDTWLRLAKLKAKG; via the coding sequence TTGAACGAGAACATCCTGTGGTTGCACGAACTGCGTCTGGCCGACCTGGCCCGCGTAGGCGGCAAGAATTCCTCGCTGGGCGAGATGATCGGCAACCTTGCCGGTCTGGGCGTCTCCGTTCCAGGGGGCTACGCGACCACGTCTGAAGCCTTCAAGGACTTCATCGCGCACAACGACCTGTCCAAGCGTATCTTCGACAAGCTGGCCACGCTGGACGTCGAGGACGTCAACGCGTTGACCGCAGCCGGCAAGGAAATCCGCGGCTGGGTGATCGATGCACCGCTGCAGCCGCAGCTGGACCAGGACATCCGCACTGCCTACGCCAAGCTGAGCGCCGACAACGGCGGCGGCGACGTGGCCGTGGCCGTGCGTTCCTCGGCCACCGCCGAAGATCTGCCCGATGCCTCCTTCGCCGGACAGCAGGAAACCTTCCTCAACGTCACCGGTGCCGACGATGTCGTGCACAAGGTCAAGGAAGTGTTCGCCTCGCTGTACAACGACCGTGCCATCGCTTACCGCGTGCACCACGGCTTCAAGCACGAGGACGTGTTCCTGTCCGCAGGCGTGCAGCTGATGGTGCGTTCGGGCGTGGGCGCGTCCGGCGTGCTGTTCACCCTGGACACCGAGTCCGGCTTCCGCGACGTGGTGTTCGTCACCTCCTCGTTCGGCCTGGGCGAAATGGTCGTGCAGGGCGCGGTCAACCCCGACGAGTTCTACGTCTACAAGCCCACCCTGCAGGCCGGCAAGCCGGCGATCCTGCGCCGCTCGCTCGGCAGCAAGGCGATCCGCATGGTGTACTCGGATGTCCCCGGCGAGCGCGTCAGGATCGAGGACACCCCGGCCGAACTGCGCACCACCTTCTCGATCAACGATGAAGACGTAGCCGAACTGTCGCGCCAGGCGCTGACCATCGAAAAGCACTACGGCCGCCCGATGGACATCGAGTGGGCCAAGGATGGTGTCAGCGGCAAGCTGTTCATCGTGCAGGCGCGCCCGGAGACCGTGAAGTCGCGCAGCCATGCCACCCAGATCGAGCGTTTCGCGCTGACCGAGAAGGGCGGCAACGTTCTCGCCGAAGGCCGTGCCGTGGGCGCCAAGATCGGTGCCGGCGTGGCGCGTGTGGTGAAAACGCTTGAAGACATGAACCGCGTACAGCCGGGCGACGTGCTGATCGCCGACATGACCGATCCCGATTGGGAGCCGGTGATGAAGCGTGCCTCGGCGATCGTCACCAACCGCGGCGGCCGTACCTGCCACGCGGCGATCATCGCGCGCGAGCTGGGCGTGCCGGCCGTGGTCGGTTCGGGCAACGCCACCAAGGTCATCGAGGATGGCCAGCTGGTCACCGTCAGCTGCGCTGAAGGCGATACCGGCTTCATCTACGAAGGCAAGCTCGGCTTCGAGCGCACCACCACCGATCTGGGCAACATGCCGCCGGCACCGTTGAAGATCATGATGAACGTGGCCAACCCGGAACGTGCCTTCGACTTCGGCCAGCTGCCGAACGCGGGCATCGGCCTGGCGCGTCTGGAAATGATCATCGCCAGCCACATCGGCATCCACCCCAACGCGCTGCTGGAATACGACCGCCAGGATGCGGCGACGAAGAAGAAGATCGACGAGAAGATCGCCGGTTATTCCGACCCGGTCGGCTTCTACGTGGACCGTCTGGCCGAAGGCATCGCCACCCTGACCGCCTCGGTCGCGCCAAACCCGGTGATCGTGCGACTGTCGGACTTCAAGTCCAACGAGTACGCCAACCTGATCGGCGGCAGCAACTACGAGCCGCACGAAGAGAATCCGATGATCGGCTTCCGCGGCGCCAGCCGTTACGTCGATCCGAGCTTCTCGGCCGCCTTCGCGCTGGAGTGCAAGGCGGTGCTGCGCGTGCGCAACGAGATGGGCCTGGACAACCTGTGGGTCATGATCCCGTTCGTGCGCACCCTGGAAGAAGGCCGCAAGGTCGTCCAGGTGCTCGAACAGAATGGCCTCAAGCAGGGCGAGAACGGCCTGAAGATCATCATGATGTGCGAAGTGCCGTCCAACGCACTGCTCGCCGATGAGTTCCTGGAGATCTTCGATGGCTTCTCGATCGGGTCCAACGACCTGACCCAGCTGACCCTCGGCCTGGACCGCGATTCGTCGATCGTGGCGCACCTGTTCGATGAGCGGAACCCGGCGGTGAAGAAGCTGCTGTCGATGGCGATCAAGTCGGCACGTGCCAAGGGCAAGTACGTCGGCATCTGCGGCCAGGGCCCGTCCGATCATCCGGATCTGGCCGAATGGCTGATGCAGGAAGGCATCGAGTCGGTGTCGTTGAATCCGGATACCGTGGTCGATACCTGGTTGCGCTTGGCCAAGTTGAAGGCCAAAGGTTGA
- a CDS encoding alkene reductase, whose amino-acid sequence MLFTSHRLGALTLPNRIVMPPMTRSRAAAGNVATVQMAEYYAQRAGAGLIVSEGTQISPQGQGYAWTPGIHSDEQVQGWRRVTNAVHAAGGRIYAQLWHVGRVSHVALQPDGAAPVSSSALLAEGVKVFVDPTGAGPESGVGEMIQHSMPRALGEDEIPGIVADYAQATRNALAAGFDGVELHGANGYLINQFIDSQANQRTDGYGGALRNRLRFLREVVQAVVDVAGGERVGVRLAPLTTLQGAVDDTPQATYLAAAHLLGELGVGYLHIAEADWEDAPLMPVAFKQALRMIYPGTLIYAGKYTAERAAQALEEGWADLIGFGRPFIANPDLPERLRSGAVLNSPDRATYFGGGAAGFTDYPVLEEAVEA is encoded by the coding sequence ATGTTGTTCACCTCCCACCGCCTGGGCGCGCTGACGCTGCCCAACCGTATCGTGATGCCACCGATGACCCGCTCGCGTGCGGCGGCCGGCAATGTCGCCACCGTGCAGATGGCCGAGTACTACGCCCAGCGCGCTGGTGCCGGGCTGATCGTCAGCGAAGGCACCCAGATCAGCCCGCAGGGCCAGGGCTATGCATGGACCCCGGGCATCCACAGCGACGAACAGGTGCAGGGCTGGCGCAGGGTTACCAATGCTGTGCACGCGGCGGGTGGGCGCATCTACGCCCAGCTCTGGCATGTCGGCCGTGTCTCCCATGTGGCCCTGCAACCGGACGGCGCGGCGCCGGTCTCTTCCTCGGCACTGCTGGCCGAAGGGGTGAAGGTCTTCGTCGACCCGACCGGCGCCGGTCCGGAATCGGGCGTGGGCGAAATGATCCAGCACTCCATGCCGCGCGCGCTGGGCGAGGACGAGATTCCGGGCATCGTGGCCGACTATGCGCAGGCCACCCGCAATGCACTGGCTGCCGGATTCGATGGCGTCGAGCTGCACGGCGCGAACGGCTACCTGATCAACCAGTTCATCGACTCGCAGGCCAACCAGCGTACCGACGGCTATGGCGGCGCGCTGCGCAATCGCCTGCGCTTCCTGCGCGAGGTGGTGCAGGCGGTGGTCGATGTCGCTGGCGGCGAGCGAGTCGGCGTGCGTCTGGCGCCGCTGACCACGCTGCAGGGGGCGGTGGATGACACGCCGCAGGCGACCTATCTGGCTGCCGCGCACCTGCTGGGCGAGCTGGGTGTGGGTTACCTGCACATCGCCGAGGCCGACTGGGAGGATGCCCCGTTGATGCCGGTCGCGTTCAAGCAGGCGCTGCGGATGATCTATCCGGGCACGTTGATCTACGCCGGCAAGTACACCGCCGAGCGTGCCGCGCAGGCGCTGGAGGAAGGCTGGGCGGACCTGATCGGCTTCGGTCGGCCGTTCATCGCCAATCCCGATCTGCCCGAGCGCCTGCGCAGCGGCGCGGTGTTGAATTCGCCCGATCGCGCGACGTACTTCGGTGGTGGCGCGGCGGGATTCACCGACTATCCGGTGCTGGAAGAGGCAGTCGAGGCCTGA
- a CDS encoding EcsC family protein, translating to MNEPILLPRDIAHDAGDWSDLQRAVALLEAPTITARMANLVGTPLEFAVKVLPTSVSNRIHGAVQAALSKSVQAALWSMDNTPGKGASTRWHKLAAATSGAVGGAFGFAALFIELPVSTTIMMRAVADVARSEGFDLSQFSTRQACLEVFALGGNSPRDDASETGYYLARGFTTDVMRHLSAELAGRVVTGRDLTLGVAPKEAGKLLAKLVEKVAARFGVVVTEKFAAQAVPIVGAAAGATLNTMFTDYYQDMARGHFIVRRLELKYGEEVVRTCYDRIAHGGALIEPTL from the coding sequence ATGAACGAGCCCATCCTGCTGCCCCGCGATATCGCCCACGACGCTGGTGACTGGTCTGACCTGCAGCGGGCGGTAGCACTGCTGGAAGCCCCCACGATCACCGCGCGCATGGCCAACCTGGTCGGGACGCCGCTGGAGTTCGCGGTGAAGGTGCTTCCCACCTCGGTGTCCAACCGCATCCACGGTGCGGTGCAGGCGGCGTTGTCCAAATCGGTGCAGGCCGCGCTGTGGAGCATGGACAACACTCCTGGCAAGGGCGCCTCGACACGTTGGCACAAGCTGGCGGCGGCGACGTCCGGCGCGGTGGGTGGGGCGTTCGGTTTCGCTGCGCTGTTCATCGAGCTGCCGGTGTCGACCACGATCATGATGCGCGCGGTAGCCGACGTTGCCCGCAGCGAAGGCTTCGATCTATCGCAGTTCAGCACCCGCCAGGCCTGCCTGGAGGTATTCGCACTGGGCGGCAATTCGCCGCGCGACGATGCCAGCGAGACCGGCTACTACCTCGCCCGTGGTTTCACCACCGATGTCATGCGCCACCTCTCGGCCGAACTGGCCGGGCGCGTGGTGACCGGACGTGACCTGACCCTGGGCGTGGCGCCGAAGGAAGCCGGCAAGCTGCTGGCCAAGCTGGTGGAAAAGGTCGCCGCCCGTTTCGGCGTGGTGGTCACCGAGAAGTTTGCCGCGCAGGCGGTGCCGATCGTCGGTGCGGCAGCCGGCGCGACGCTCAACACCATGTTCACCGACTACTACCAGGACATGGCCCGTGGCCATTTCATCGTGCGCCGGCTGGAGCTGAAGTACGGCGAAGAGGTCGTGCGCACTTGCTACGACCGCATCGCACACGGCGGGGCGTTGATCGAGCCGACGTTGTAA
- a CDS encoding XVIPCD domain-containing protein: protein MTLGSQDYAALSNDAYRDLKVGRRAPGQEEHVSLNGHDYKVLEHVSNRFNGYQGTIYQRVDTQEIVVSHRGTEQIARDGLLADGGMVVARYNVQAADALALTQRALAYAAKEGRDLGQAPEVTVTGHSLGGALAQISAHHYNLKGETFNAYGAASLGYRIPEGGTSVVNHVMAADPVSAASPHFGQVRVYATPQEIDTLGDWGFSNSRLRILIPDSALGAAANSFGSHKLVNFLGEDSVLGRPETQALARDNIKMIDEYRDKMELLRSGVTTGTRGLPGGVKDLFDHLRGPLEPGEPARREAERQGRPIGMLRIDDAGHVGNPLFNDALRGVHAQDTRVGRTPDGMSAQLAGSLAAEMHAAGGQRIDEVLMSADASRSFALQGEGGDPGHLRVSVDTTRAMNTPLEQSSQRIEQQAAGQALAREQQLEQTQATQRSLHA, encoded by the coding sequence GTGACCCTCGGCAGCCAGGACTACGCCGCGCTGTCCAACGATGCCTATCGCGACCTGAAAGTCGGTCGCCGCGCCCCCGGACAGGAAGAGCATGTCTCCCTCAACGGGCATGACTACAAGGTGCTCGAGCACGTCAGCAACCGCTTCAATGGCTATCAAGGCACGATCTACCAGCGCGTGGACACGCAGGAGATCGTGGTCTCCCATCGCGGCACCGAGCAGATCGCCCGCGATGGCCTCCTCGCCGATGGCGGCATGGTGGTCGCCCGCTACAACGTGCAGGCCGCCGATGCGCTGGCACTGACCCAGCGCGCCCTCGCCTACGCTGCCAAGGAAGGACGCGACCTCGGCCAGGCACCTGAGGTCACCGTCACCGGGCATTCGCTGGGCGGCGCGCTGGCCCAGATCAGTGCGCACCACTACAACTTGAAGGGCGAGACCTTCAACGCCTATGGCGCGGCCAGTCTTGGCTACCGCATTCCCGAAGGCGGCACCAGCGTTGTCAACCACGTCATGGCAGCCGACCCGGTCAGCGCCGCTTCGCCGCACTTCGGCCAGGTGCGCGTGTACGCCACGCCCCAGGAGATCGACACGCTGGGCGACTGGGGCTTCAGCAACAGCCGCCTGCGCATCCTGATTCCCGACAGCGCGCTGGGCGCGGCCGCCAACTCCTTCGGTTCGCACAAGCTGGTCAATTTCCTCGGCGAAGACTCGGTGCTGGGCAGGCCGGAGACGCAGGCCTTGGCACGCGACAACATCAAGATGATCGACGAGTACCGGGACAAGATGGAACTGCTGCGCAGTGGCGTCACCACCGGTACGCGCGGCCTGCCGGGCGGCGTCAAGGATCTCTTCGACCATCTGCGCGGCCCCCTGGAACCGGGCGAACCCGCGCGCCGTGAAGCCGAACGGCAGGGGCGCCCGATCGGCATGCTGCGCATCGACGACGCCGGCCACGTCGGCAACCCCTTGTTCAATGATGCCCTGCGCGGCGTGCACGCACAGGACACCCGCGTCGGCCGCACACCCGATGGCATGAGCGCGCAACTGGCAGGCTCGCTGGCTGCGGAAATGCATGCCGCCGGCGGACAGCGGATCGACGAGGTACTGATGAGTGCCGACGCGTCACGCAGCTTCGCCCTGCAGGGTGAGGGCGGCGACCCCGGCCATCTGCGCGTGTCCGTCGACACCACCCGCGCGATGAACACGCCGTTGGAGCAGAGCAGCCAGCGCATCGAGCAGCAGGCTGCCGGCCAAGCCCTGGCACGCGAGCAGCAGCTGGAACAGACCCAGGCGACCCAACGCAGCCTGCACGCCTGA